The proteins below are encoded in one region of Clostridium fermenticellae:
- a CDS encoding RHS repeat-associated core domain-containing protein yields the protein MNDNETGLYYLNSRYYNPEWGRYINADAAAGGTGVLLSHNVFAYSMNNPVNMTDPSGCLPGWLSRAAAAVKRHVTAVYRKVVNVVTKAKAYVSKKVAQVKVTVRKVASSIHNRITKLSSWASNTASGLIDGGSGYIANRAIKRTITGWTPSEHGVTMAIKKPATLSRSIISHASQYTGTAIFTTDDVIGDLSGKEYFSAFADSLSGAGGAIAGNLMTKAIGASIIASFLPEAAVEAGGFVLSIFIGEQIDKYKDKIEKRHYGR from the coding sequence ATGAATGATAATGAAACCGGGCTTTATTACTTAAACTCAAGATACTATAACCCTGAGTGGGGAAGGTATATAAATGCAGATGCTGCGGCAGGAGGTACAGGAGTATTGTTATCCCATAATGTATTTGCATATTCGATGAATAACCCTGTTAATATGACAGATCCGAGTGGATGTTTACCTGGATGGCTGAGCAGGGCGGCAGCTGCAGTGAAAAGACATGTGACGGCAGTTTACAGGAAAGTTGTAAATGTTGTGACCAAGGCAAAAGCATATGTGTCAAAGAAAGTGGCACAGGTAAAGGTTACCGTGAGAAAGGTTGCATCGAGTATACACAATAGAATAACAAAACTTTCATCATGGGCTTCAAATACTGCTTCGGGATTAATTGACGGAGGATCAGGATATATAGCAAATAGAGCCATAAAAAGGACTATTACAGGATGGACACCAAGTGAACATGGCGTGACTATGGCAATAAAAAAACCAGCAACACTATCACGCAGTATTATAAGTCATGCGTCTCAATATACGGGGACTGCAATCTTTACGACTGATGATGTAATTGGAGATTTGAGTGGAAAAGAGTATTTCAGTGCATTTGCAGATTCATTGTCAGGTGCAGGAGGTGCAATAGCAGGAAATTTAATGACTAAAGCTATTGGAGCATCTATTATAGCCTCATTTCTTCCAGAAGCTGCTGTTGAAGCTGGAGGTTTTGTATTAAGTATTTTTATTGGAGAGCAAATTGACAAGTATAAAGATAAAATAGAGAAACGCCACTACGGGAGGTAG